One genomic window of Elaeis guineensis isolate ETL-2024a chromosome 2, EG11, whole genome shotgun sequence includes the following:
- the LOC105038396 gene encoding transcription factor GTE4 isoform X1, which translates to MASGPPVGGAGGGEGSWEKHRWAVDSKVYTRKSHNKNHPKPSGGGAAHDPPPPDPSSKQTLATTTDDVHSSLQQHPPVPHHHRPRPATSDEDACSLNHRPPPDPSKNHSSCRSPNGQHRVVTISVASRPRHEVRELRRRLIAELEQVRSVVKRLEAHESQPSTTAAPASQLSVNEVITPLSSKRAAANSEAASTTAAPLRRQLGVSVPENSVDELLEKEKRTPKANQLYRNSDFVLGKEKFPAPGLHGHKKSKANGSKKHSTGEMNRGAQMLDKKLDAHAFKSCSALLQKLMKHKYGWVFNTPVDVKGLGLNDYYSIIKHPMDLGTVKSRLSKNWYGTPSEFAEDVRLTFHNAVTYNPKGQDAHFMAEQLSQIFEQQWLTIEAEYTYLSHPPRPTITTTKKAQQVDMRTTLEKLDSTVRPMVVDLKPHQVNYTRHVGRPPALKKPKAKDPNKRDMTFDEKQRLSHRLQSLPSEKLDNVVQIIEKRNSSLSQHDDEIEVDIDSVDADTLWELDRFVTNYKKSLSKNKRKAELANLARAEAEHQTLERIEEKIPDAVVVEVPKERKTAADDKNAAFISPVGEEKKRASRSSSSSSSSSDSGSSSSDSDSESSLGYGSEAAHSPRTCMVKSRWFSDSFLFINANIFHHEILLHAKLTICIADRVLT; encoded by the exons ATGGCTTCTGGGCCTCCGGTGGGCGGTGCCGGCGGAGGCGAAGGTTCCTGGGAGAAGCACCGGTGGGCGGTGGATAGCAAGGTCTACACCCGCAAGTCCCACAACAAGAACCACCCCAAGCCTTCCGGCGGCGGCGCCGCCCATGACCCCCCGCCTCCTGACCCCTCCTCCAAGCAAACCCTCGCCACTACCACCGACGACGTGCATTCTTCCCTCCAGCAGCACCCTCCGGTGCCCCACCACCACCGTCCCCGCCCCGCCACTTCGGACGAGGACGCTTGCAGCCTCAACCACCGCCCTCCGCCGGACCCCTCCAAGAACCACTCCAGCTGCCGCTCCCCCAATGGCCAGCACCGAGTCGTCACCATCAGCGTCGCCTCCCGGCCTCGCCATGAAGTCCGCGAGCTCCGACGGCGGCTCATCGCGGAGCTCGAGCAGGTTCGCTCCGTCGTCAAGAGGCTCGAGGCCCACGAATCCCAGCCTTCCACCACCGCCGCCCCGGCCTCCCAGCTCTCTGTCAACGAAGTCATTACACCTCTCTCTTCCAAGAGAGCTGCCGCGAATTCGGAGGCAGCATCCACCACCGCGGCCCCGCTCCGCCGCCAGCTCGGCGTATCGGTGCCAGAAAATAGCGTCGATGAGCTTTTGGAGAAAGAGAAGCGGACGCCCAAGGCCAACCAGCTGTACCGGAACTCCGATTTCGTCCTTGGAAAGGAGAAGTTCCCGGCGCCGGGGCTTCATGGTCACAAGAAATCAAAGGCCAATGGAAGCAAGAAGCACTCGACGGGAGAGATGAACCGCGGTGCTCAAATGCTCGACAAGAAGCTCGACGCCCATGCCTTCAAGAGCTGCAGCGCTCTGCTCCAGAAGCTGATGAAGCATAAGTATGGGTGGGTGTTCAACACGCCAGTTGACGTGAAGGGCCTCGGCCTAAATGATTACTACAGCATCATCAAGCACCCAATGGACCTCGGCACCGTGAAGTCCCGGCTATCCAAGAACTGGTACGGGACCCCCTCAGAGTTCGCTGAGGACGTCAGACTGACCTTCCACAATGCCGTGACCTACAATCCCAAGGGGCAGGATGCCCACTTCATGGCTGAGCAGCTCTCCCAAATCTTCGAGCAACAGTGGCTTACTATTGAGGCTGAGTACACCTATCTCTCGCATCCCCCGCGTCCGACCATCACCACCACCAAGAAGGCTCAGCAGGTTGACATGAGAACGACCCTCGAGAAGTTGGACTCCACTGTCCGCCCAATGGTGGTCGATTTGAAGCCGCACCAGGTGAATTATACCCGACATGTTGGTCGGCCTCCAGCCTTGAAGAAGCCAAAGGCTAAGGACCCAAACAAGAGGGATATGACATTTGACGAGAAGCAGCGGCTGAGCCATCGTCTGCAGAGCCTGCCATCAGAGAAGCTGGATAACGTCGTTCAGATTATCGAGAAGAGAAACTCCTCTCTGAGCCAGCATGATGATGAAATTGAGGTGGATATTGACAGTGTGGATGCAGACACTCTTTGGGAGCTTGATAGATTTGTGACCAATTACAAAAAGAGTCTGAGTAAGAACAAGAGGAAGGCTGAGCTTGCCAATCTAGCCAGAGCAGAGGCCGAGCACCAAACCCTGGAAAGAATAGAGGAAAAG ATTCCTGATGCTGTTGTCGTGGAAGTGCCCAAGGAAAGGAAGACAG CAGCGGATGACAAGAATGCAGCATTTATATCTCCGGTTGGAGAGGAAAAAAAGAGGGCCAGTAGATCAAGTAGCTCAAGCAGCTCTAGTAGTGACTCAGGATCCTCCTCTAGTG ATTCTGATAGTGAAAGTTCCTTGGGATACGGATCTGAAGCAGCGCATTCACCTAGGACATGTATGGTTAAAAGCag
- the LOC105038396 gene encoding transcription factor GTE4 isoform X2 codes for MASGPPVGGAGGGEGSWEKHRWAVDSKVYTRKSHNKNHPKPSGGGAAHDPPPPDPSSKQTLATTTDDVHSSLQQHPPVPHHHRPRPATSDEDACSLNHRPPPDPSKNHSSCRSPNGQHRVVTISVASRPRHEVRELRRRLIAELEQVRSVVKRLEAHESQPSTTAAPASQLSVNEVITPLSSKRAAANSEAASTTAAPLRRQLGVSVPENSVDELLEKEKRTPKANQLYRNSDFVLGKEKFPAPGLHGHKKSKANGSKKHSTGEMNRGAQMLDKKLDAHAFKSCSALLQKLMKHKYGWVFNTPVDVKGLGLNDYYSIIKHPMDLGTVKSRLSKNWYGTPSEFAEDVRLTFHNAVTYNPKGQDAHFMAEQLSQIFEQQWLTIEAEYTYLSHPPRPTITTTKKAQQVDMRTTLEKLDSTVRPMVVDLKPHQVNYTRHVGRPPALKKPKAKDPNKRDMTFDEKQRLSHRLQSLPSEKLDNVVQIIEKRNSSLSQHDDEIEVDIDSVDADTLWELDRFVTNYKKSLSKNKRKAELANLARAEAEHQTLERIEEKIPDAVVVEVPKERKTADDKNAAFISPVGEEKKRASRSSSSSSSSSDSGSSSSDSDSESSLGYGSEAAHSPRTCMVKSRWFSDSFLFINANIFHHEILLHAKLTICIADRVLT; via the exons ATGGCTTCTGGGCCTCCGGTGGGCGGTGCCGGCGGAGGCGAAGGTTCCTGGGAGAAGCACCGGTGGGCGGTGGATAGCAAGGTCTACACCCGCAAGTCCCACAACAAGAACCACCCCAAGCCTTCCGGCGGCGGCGCCGCCCATGACCCCCCGCCTCCTGACCCCTCCTCCAAGCAAACCCTCGCCACTACCACCGACGACGTGCATTCTTCCCTCCAGCAGCACCCTCCGGTGCCCCACCACCACCGTCCCCGCCCCGCCACTTCGGACGAGGACGCTTGCAGCCTCAACCACCGCCCTCCGCCGGACCCCTCCAAGAACCACTCCAGCTGCCGCTCCCCCAATGGCCAGCACCGAGTCGTCACCATCAGCGTCGCCTCCCGGCCTCGCCATGAAGTCCGCGAGCTCCGACGGCGGCTCATCGCGGAGCTCGAGCAGGTTCGCTCCGTCGTCAAGAGGCTCGAGGCCCACGAATCCCAGCCTTCCACCACCGCCGCCCCGGCCTCCCAGCTCTCTGTCAACGAAGTCATTACACCTCTCTCTTCCAAGAGAGCTGCCGCGAATTCGGAGGCAGCATCCACCACCGCGGCCCCGCTCCGCCGCCAGCTCGGCGTATCGGTGCCAGAAAATAGCGTCGATGAGCTTTTGGAGAAAGAGAAGCGGACGCCCAAGGCCAACCAGCTGTACCGGAACTCCGATTTCGTCCTTGGAAAGGAGAAGTTCCCGGCGCCGGGGCTTCATGGTCACAAGAAATCAAAGGCCAATGGAAGCAAGAAGCACTCGACGGGAGAGATGAACCGCGGTGCTCAAATGCTCGACAAGAAGCTCGACGCCCATGCCTTCAAGAGCTGCAGCGCTCTGCTCCAGAAGCTGATGAAGCATAAGTATGGGTGGGTGTTCAACACGCCAGTTGACGTGAAGGGCCTCGGCCTAAATGATTACTACAGCATCATCAAGCACCCAATGGACCTCGGCACCGTGAAGTCCCGGCTATCCAAGAACTGGTACGGGACCCCCTCAGAGTTCGCTGAGGACGTCAGACTGACCTTCCACAATGCCGTGACCTACAATCCCAAGGGGCAGGATGCCCACTTCATGGCTGAGCAGCTCTCCCAAATCTTCGAGCAACAGTGGCTTACTATTGAGGCTGAGTACACCTATCTCTCGCATCCCCCGCGTCCGACCATCACCACCACCAAGAAGGCTCAGCAGGTTGACATGAGAACGACCCTCGAGAAGTTGGACTCCACTGTCCGCCCAATGGTGGTCGATTTGAAGCCGCACCAGGTGAATTATACCCGACATGTTGGTCGGCCTCCAGCCTTGAAGAAGCCAAAGGCTAAGGACCCAAACAAGAGGGATATGACATTTGACGAGAAGCAGCGGCTGAGCCATCGTCTGCAGAGCCTGCCATCAGAGAAGCTGGATAACGTCGTTCAGATTATCGAGAAGAGAAACTCCTCTCTGAGCCAGCATGATGATGAAATTGAGGTGGATATTGACAGTGTGGATGCAGACACTCTTTGGGAGCTTGATAGATTTGTGACCAATTACAAAAAGAGTCTGAGTAAGAACAAGAGGAAGGCTGAGCTTGCCAATCTAGCCAGAGCAGAGGCCGAGCACCAAACCCTGGAAAGAATAGAGGAAAAG ATTCCTGATGCTGTTGTCGTGGAAGTGCCCAAGGAAAGGAAGACAG CGGATGACAAGAATGCAGCATTTATATCTCCGGTTGGAGAGGAAAAAAAGAGGGCCAGTAGATCAAGTAGCTCAAGCAGCTCTAGTAGTGACTCAGGATCCTCCTCTAGTG ATTCTGATAGTGAAAGTTCCTTGGGATACGGATCTGAAGCAGCGCATTCACCTAGGACATGTATGGTTAAAAGCag
- the LOC105038396 gene encoding transcription factor GTE4 isoform X4 — MASGPPVGGAGGGEGSWEKHRWAVDSKVYTRKSHNKNHPKPSGGGAAHDPPPPDPSSKQTLATTTDDVHSSLQQHPPVPHHHRPRPATSDEDACSLNHRPPPDPSKNHSSCRSPNGQHRVVTISVASRPRHEVRELRRRLIAELEQVRSVVKRLEAHESQPSTTAAPASQLSVNEVITPLSSKRAAANSEAASTTAAPLRRQLGVSVPENSVDELLEKEKRTPKANQLYRNSDFVLGKEKFPAPGLHGHKKSKANGSKKHSTGEMNRGAQMLDKKLDAHAFKSCSALLQKLMKHKYGWVFNTPVDVKGLGLNDYYSIIKHPMDLGTVKSRLSKNWYGTPSEFAEDVRLTFHNAVTYNPKGQDAHFMAEQLSQIFEQQWLTIEAEYTYLSHPPRPTITTTKKAQQVDMRTTLEKLDSTVRPMVVDLKPHQVNYTRHVGRPPALKKPKAKDPNKRDMTFDEKQRLSHRLQSLPSEKLDNVVQIIEKRNSSLSQHDDEIEVDIDSVDADTLWELDRFVTNYKKSLSKNKRKAELANLARAEAEHQTLERIEEKIPDAVVVEVPKERKTAADDKNAAFISPVGEEKKRASRSSSSSSSSSDSGSSSSDIITC; from the exons ATGGCTTCTGGGCCTCCGGTGGGCGGTGCCGGCGGAGGCGAAGGTTCCTGGGAGAAGCACCGGTGGGCGGTGGATAGCAAGGTCTACACCCGCAAGTCCCACAACAAGAACCACCCCAAGCCTTCCGGCGGCGGCGCCGCCCATGACCCCCCGCCTCCTGACCCCTCCTCCAAGCAAACCCTCGCCACTACCACCGACGACGTGCATTCTTCCCTCCAGCAGCACCCTCCGGTGCCCCACCACCACCGTCCCCGCCCCGCCACTTCGGACGAGGACGCTTGCAGCCTCAACCACCGCCCTCCGCCGGACCCCTCCAAGAACCACTCCAGCTGCCGCTCCCCCAATGGCCAGCACCGAGTCGTCACCATCAGCGTCGCCTCCCGGCCTCGCCATGAAGTCCGCGAGCTCCGACGGCGGCTCATCGCGGAGCTCGAGCAGGTTCGCTCCGTCGTCAAGAGGCTCGAGGCCCACGAATCCCAGCCTTCCACCACCGCCGCCCCGGCCTCCCAGCTCTCTGTCAACGAAGTCATTACACCTCTCTCTTCCAAGAGAGCTGCCGCGAATTCGGAGGCAGCATCCACCACCGCGGCCCCGCTCCGCCGCCAGCTCGGCGTATCGGTGCCAGAAAATAGCGTCGATGAGCTTTTGGAGAAAGAGAAGCGGACGCCCAAGGCCAACCAGCTGTACCGGAACTCCGATTTCGTCCTTGGAAAGGAGAAGTTCCCGGCGCCGGGGCTTCATGGTCACAAGAAATCAAAGGCCAATGGAAGCAAGAAGCACTCGACGGGAGAGATGAACCGCGGTGCTCAAATGCTCGACAAGAAGCTCGACGCCCATGCCTTCAAGAGCTGCAGCGCTCTGCTCCAGAAGCTGATGAAGCATAAGTATGGGTGGGTGTTCAACACGCCAGTTGACGTGAAGGGCCTCGGCCTAAATGATTACTACAGCATCATCAAGCACCCAATGGACCTCGGCACCGTGAAGTCCCGGCTATCCAAGAACTGGTACGGGACCCCCTCAGAGTTCGCTGAGGACGTCAGACTGACCTTCCACAATGCCGTGACCTACAATCCCAAGGGGCAGGATGCCCACTTCATGGCTGAGCAGCTCTCCCAAATCTTCGAGCAACAGTGGCTTACTATTGAGGCTGAGTACACCTATCTCTCGCATCCCCCGCGTCCGACCATCACCACCACCAAGAAGGCTCAGCAGGTTGACATGAGAACGACCCTCGAGAAGTTGGACTCCACTGTCCGCCCAATGGTGGTCGATTTGAAGCCGCACCAGGTGAATTATACCCGACATGTTGGTCGGCCTCCAGCCTTGAAGAAGCCAAAGGCTAAGGACCCAAACAAGAGGGATATGACATTTGACGAGAAGCAGCGGCTGAGCCATCGTCTGCAGAGCCTGCCATCAGAGAAGCTGGATAACGTCGTTCAGATTATCGAGAAGAGAAACTCCTCTCTGAGCCAGCATGATGATGAAATTGAGGTGGATATTGACAGTGTGGATGCAGACACTCTTTGGGAGCTTGATAGATTTGTGACCAATTACAAAAAGAGTCTGAGTAAGAACAAGAGGAAGGCTGAGCTTGCCAATCTAGCCAGAGCAGAGGCCGAGCACCAAACCCTGGAAAGAATAGAGGAAAAG ATTCCTGATGCTGTTGTCGTGGAAGTGCCCAAGGAAAGGAAGACAG CAGCGGATGACAAGAATGCAGCATTTATATCTCCGGTTGGAGAGGAAAAAAAGAGGGCCAGTAGATCAAGTAGCTCAAGCAGCTCTAGTAGTGACTCAGGATCCTCCTCTAGTG
- the LOC105038396 gene encoding transcription factor GTE4 isoform X5 has product MASGPPVGGAGGGEGSWEKHRWAVDSKVYTRKSHNKNHPKPSGGGAAHDPPPPDPSSKQTLATTTDDVHSSLQQHPPVPHHHRPRPATSDEDACSLNHRPPPDPSKNHSSCRSPNGQHRVVTISVASRPRHEVRELRRRLIAELEQVRSVVKRLEAHESQPSTTAAPASQLSVNEVITPLSSKRAAANSEAASTTAAPLRRQLGVSVPENSVDELLEKEKRTPKANQLYRNSDFVLGKEKFPAPGLHGHKKSKANGSKKHSTGEMNRGAQMLDKKLDAHAFKSCSALLQKLMKHKYGWVFNTPVDVKGLGLNDYYSIIKHPMDLGTVKSRLSKNWYGTPSEFAEDVRLTFHNAVTYNPKGQDAHFMAEQLSQIFEQQWLTIEAEYTYLSHPPRPTITTTKKAQQVDMRTTLEKLDSTVRPMVVDLKPHQVNYTRHVGRPPALKKPKAKDPNKRDMTFDEKQRLSHRLQSLPSEKLDNVVQIIEKRNSSLSQHDDEIEVDIDSVDADTLWELDRFVTNYKKSLSKNKRKAELANLARAEAEHQTLERIEEKIPDAVVVEVPKERKTADDKNAAFISPVGEEKKRASRSSSSSSSSSDSGSSSSDIITC; this is encoded by the exons ATGGCTTCTGGGCCTCCGGTGGGCGGTGCCGGCGGAGGCGAAGGTTCCTGGGAGAAGCACCGGTGGGCGGTGGATAGCAAGGTCTACACCCGCAAGTCCCACAACAAGAACCACCCCAAGCCTTCCGGCGGCGGCGCCGCCCATGACCCCCCGCCTCCTGACCCCTCCTCCAAGCAAACCCTCGCCACTACCACCGACGACGTGCATTCTTCCCTCCAGCAGCACCCTCCGGTGCCCCACCACCACCGTCCCCGCCCCGCCACTTCGGACGAGGACGCTTGCAGCCTCAACCACCGCCCTCCGCCGGACCCCTCCAAGAACCACTCCAGCTGCCGCTCCCCCAATGGCCAGCACCGAGTCGTCACCATCAGCGTCGCCTCCCGGCCTCGCCATGAAGTCCGCGAGCTCCGACGGCGGCTCATCGCGGAGCTCGAGCAGGTTCGCTCCGTCGTCAAGAGGCTCGAGGCCCACGAATCCCAGCCTTCCACCACCGCCGCCCCGGCCTCCCAGCTCTCTGTCAACGAAGTCATTACACCTCTCTCTTCCAAGAGAGCTGCCGCGAATTCGGAGGCAGCATCCACCACCGCGGCCCCGCTCCGCCGCCAGCTCGGCGTATCGGTGCCAGAAAATAGCGTCGATGAGCTTTTGGAGAAAGAGAAGCGGACGCCCAAGGCCAACCAGCTGTACCGGAACTCCGATTTCGTCCTTGGAAAGGAGAAGTTCCCGGCGCCGGGGCTTCATGGTCACAAGAAATCAAAGGCCAATGGAAGCAAGAAGCACTCGACGGGAGAGATGAACCGCGGTGCTCAAATGCTCGACAAGAAGCTCGACGCCCATGCCTTCAAGAGCTGCAGCGCTCTGCTCCAGAAGCTGATGAAGCATAAGTATGGGTGGGTGTTCAACACGCCAGTTGACGTGAAGGGCCTCGGCCTAAATGATTACTACAGCATCATCAAGCACCCAATGGACCTCGGCACCGTGAAGTCCCGGCTATCCAAGAACTGGTACGGGACCCCCTCAGAGTTCGCTGAGGACGTCAGACTGACCTTCCACAATGCCGTGACCTACAATCCCAAGGGGCAGGATGCCCACTTCATGGCTGAGCAGCTCTCCCAAATCTTCGAGCAACAGTGGCTTACTATTGAGGCTGAGTACACCTATCTCTCGCATCCCCCGCGTCCGACCATCACCACCACCAAGAAGGCTCAGCAGGTTGACATGAGAACGACCCTCGAGAAGTTGGACTCCACTGTCCGCCCAATGGTGGTCGATTTGAAGCCGCACCAGGTGAATTATACCCGACATGTTGGTCGGCCTCCAGCCTTGAAGAAGCCAAAGGCTAAGGACCCAAACAAGAGGGATATGACATTTGACGAGAAGCAGCGGCTGAGCCATCGTCTGCAGAGCCTGCCATCAGAGAAGCTGGATAACGTCGTTCAGATTATCGAGAAGAGAAACTCCTCTCTGAGCCAGCATGATGATGAAATTGAGGTGGATATTGACAGTGTGGATGCAGACACTCTTTGGGAGCTTGATAGATTTGTGACCAATTACAAAAAGAGTCTGAGTAAGAACAAGAGGAAGGCTGAGCTTGCCAATCTAGCCAGAGCAGAGGCCGAGCACCAAACCCTGGAAAGAATAGAGGAAAAG ATTCCTGATGCTGTTGTCGTGGAAGTGCCCAAGGAAAGGAAGACAG CGGATGACAAGAATGCAGCATTTATATCTCCGGTTGGAGAGGAAAAAAAGAGGGCCAGTAGATCAAGTAGCTCAAGCAGCTCTAGTAGTGACTCAGGATCCTCCTCTAGTG
- the LOC105038396 gene encoding transcription factor GTE4 isoform X3: MASGPPVGGAGGGEGSWEKHRWAVDSKVYTRKSHNKNHPKPSGGGAAHDPPPPDPSSKQTLATTTDDVHSSLQQHPPVPHHHRPRPATSDEDACSLNHRPPPDPSKNHSSCRSPNGQHRVVTISVASRPRHEVRELRRRLIAELEQVRSVVKRLEAHESQPSTTAAPASQLSVNEVITPLSSKRAAANSEAASTTAAPLRRQLGVSVPENSVDELLEKEKRTPKANQLYRNSDFVLGKEKFPAPGLHGHKKSKANGSKKHSTGEMNRGAQMLDKKLDAHAFKSCSALLQKLMKHKYGWVFNTPVDVKGLGLNDYYSIIKHPMDLGTVKSRLSKNWYGTPSEFAEDVRLTFHNAVTYNPKGQDAHFMAEQLSQIFEQQWLTIEAEYTYLSHPPRPTITTTKKAQQVDMRTTLEKLDSTVRPMVVDLKPHQVNYTRHVGRPPALKKPKAKDPNKRDMTFDEKQRLSHRLQSLPSEKLDNVVQIIEKRNSSLSQHDDEIEVDIDSVDADTLWELDRFVTNYKKSLSKNKRKAELANLARAEAEHQTLERIEEKIPDAVVVEVPKERKTAADDKNAAFISPVGEEKKRASRSSSSSSSSSDSGSSSSDSDSESSLGYGSEAAHSPRTCMVKSRYYYMLS; this comes from the exons ATGGCTTCTGGGCCTCCGGTGGGCGGTGCCGGCGGAGGCGAAGGTTCCTGGGAGAAGCACCGGTGGGCGGTGGATAGCAAGGTCTACACCCGCAAGTCCCACAACAAGAACCACCCCAAGCCTTCCGGCGGCGGCGCCGCCCATGACCCCCCGCCTCCTGACCCCTCCTCCAAGCAAACCCTCGCCACTACCACCGACGACGTGCATTCTTCCCTCCAGCAGCACCCTCCGGTGCCCCACCACCACCGTCCCCGCCCCGCCACTTCGGACGAGGACGCTTGCAGCCTCAACCACCGCCCTCCGCCGGACCCCTCCAAGAACCACTCCAGCTGCCGCTCCCCCAATGGCCAGCACCGAGTCGTCACCATCAGCGTCGCCTCCCGGCCTCGCCATGAAGTCCGCGAGCTCCGACGGCGGCTCATCGCGGAGCTCGAGCAGGTTCGCTCCGTCGTCAAGAGGCTCGAGGCCCACGAATCCCAGCCTTCCACCACCGCCGCCCCGGCCTCCCAGCTCTCTGTCAACGAAGTCATTACACCTCTCTCTTCCAAGAGAGCTGCCGCGAATTCGGAGGCAGCATCCACCACCGCGGCCCCGCTCCGCCGCCAGCTCGGCGTATCGGTGCCAGAAAATAGCGTCGATGAGCTTTTGGAGAAAGAGAAGCGGACGCCCAAGGCCAACCAGCTGTACCGGAACTCCGATTTCGTCCTTGGAAAGGAGAAGTTCCCGGCGCCGGGGCTTCATGGTCACAAGAAATCAAAGGCCAATGGAAGCAAGAAGCACTCGACGGGAGAGATGAACCGCGGTGCTCAAATGCTCGACAAGAAGCTCGACGCCCATGCCTTCAAGAGCTGCAGCGCTCTGCTCCAGAAGCTGATGAAGCATAAGTATGGGTGGGTGTTCAACACGCCAGTTGACGTGAAGGGCCTCGGCCTAAATGATTACTACAGCATCATCAAGCACCCAATGGACCTCGGCACCGTGAAGTCCCGGCTATCCAAGAACTGGTACGGGACCCCCTCAGAGTTCGCTGAGGACGTCAGACTGACCTTCCACAATGCCGTGACCTACAATCCCAAGGGGCAGGATGCCCACTTCATGGCTGAGCAGCTCTCCCAAATCTTCGAGCAACAGTGGCTTACTATTGAGGCTGAGTACACCTATCTCTCGCATCCCCCGCGTCCGACCATCACCACCACCAAGAAGGCTCAGCAGGTTGACATGAGAACGACCCTCGAGAAGTTGGACTCCACTGTCCGCCCAATGGTGGTCGATTTGAAGCCGCACCAGGTGAATTATACCCGACATGTTGGTCGGCCTCCAGCCTTGAAGAAGCCAAAGGCTAAGGACCCAAACAAGAGGGATATGACATTTGACGAGAAGCAGCGGCTGAGCCATCGTCTGCAGAGCCTGCCATCAGAGAAGCTGGATAACGTCGTTCAGATTATCGAGAAGAGAAACTCCTCTCTGAGCCAGCATGATGATGAAATTGAGGTGGATATTGACAGTGTGGATGCAGACACTCTTTGGGAGCTTGATAGATTTGTGACCAATTACAAAAAGAGTCTGAGTAAGAACAAGAGGAAGGCTGAGCTTGCCAATCTAGCCAGAGCAGAGGCCGAGCACCAAACCCTGGAAAGAATAGAGGAAAAG ATTCCTGATGCTGTTGTCGTGGAAGTGCCCAAGGAAAGGAAGACAG CAGCGGATGACAAGAATGCAGCATTTATATCTCCGGTTGGAGAGGAAAAAAAGAGGGCCAGTAGATCAAGTAGCTCAAGCAGCTCTAGTAGTGACTCAGGATCCTCCTCTAGTG ATTCTGATAGTGAAAGTTCCTTGGGATACGGATCTGAAGCAGCGCATTCACCTAGGACATGTATGGTTAAAAGCag